The Arachis hypogaea cultivar Tifrunner chromosome 16, arahy.Tifrunner.gnm2.J5K5, whole genome shotgun sequence genome contains a region encoding:
- the LOC112755849 gene encoding protein EARLY RESPONSIVE TO DEHYDRATION 15 isoform X1 yields MALVSGGRSTLNPNAPLYIPAAFRQVEDFSPEWWQLVTTLTWYHEYWLSQQQVEGGFYAAEDDGFDQDGNDVVDLLPDIFDLDAGEDLSVMEAQLEEFIRLSEELLMIAEETGHKTFVEQKSKA; encoded by the exons ATGGCATTAGTCTCTGGAGGAAGATCAACACTGAACCCGAATGCCCCTCTTTACATTCCAGCTGCCTTCCGGCAGGTGGAGGATTTCTCGCCGGAGTGGTGGCAGCTGGTGACAACACTGACGTGGTACCATGAGTACTGGCTAAGCCAGCAACAGGTTGAAGGGGGCTTCTATGCTGCTGAGGATGATGGATTTGATCAAGATGGCAATGATGTTGTTGATTTGCTGCCTGATATATTTGATCTTGATGCCGGTGAAGATCTTTCCGTGATGGAAGCTCAGCTTGAAGAGTTCATTCGATTATCTGAAG AGTTGTTGATGATTGCAGAAGAAACTGGACACAAGACATTTGTGGAACAGAAGAGTAAAGCATAA
- the LOC112755849 gene encoding protein EARLY RESPONSIVE TO DEHYDRATION 15 isoform X3, with protein sequence MALVSGGRSTLNPNAPLYIPAAFRQVEDFSPEWWQLVTTLTWYHEYWLSQQQVEGGFYAAEDDGFDQDGNDVVDLLPDIFDLDAGEDLSVMEAQLEEFIRLSEETGHKTFVEQKSKA encoded by the exons ATGGCATTAGTCTCTGGAGGAAGATCAACACTGAACCCGAATGCCCCTCTTTACATTCCAGCTGCCTTCCGGCAGGTGGAGGATTTCTCGCCGGAGTGGTGGCAGCTGGTGACAACACTGACGTGGTACCATGAGTACTGGCTAAGCCAGCAACAGGTTGAAGGGGGCTTCTATGCTGCTGAGGATGATGGATTTGATCAAGATGGCAATGATGTTGTTGATTTGCTGCCTGATATATTTGATCTTGATGCCGGTGAAGATCTTTCCGTGATGGAAGCTCAGCTTGAAGAGTTCATTCGATTATCTGAAG AAACTGGACACAAGACATTTGTGGAACAGAAGAGTAAAGCATAA
- the LOC112755849 gene encoding protein EARLY RESPONSIVE TO DEHYDRATION 15 isoform X2, translating into MALVSGGRSTLNPNAPLYIPAAFRQVEDFSPEWWQLVTTLTWYHEYWLSQQQVEGGFYAAEDDGFDQDGNDVVDLLPDIFDLDAGEDLSVMEAQLEEFIRLSEEETGHKTFVEQKSKA; encoded by the exons ATGGCATTAGTCTCTGGAGGAAGATCAACACTGAACCCGAATGCCCCTCTTTACATTCCAGCTGCCTTCCGGCAGGTGGAGGATTTCTCGCCGGAGTGGTGGCAGCTGGTGACAACACTGACGTGGTACCATGAGTACTGGCTAAGCCAGCAACAGGTTGAAGGGGGCTTCTATGCTGCTGAGGATGATGGATTTGATCAAGATGGCAATGATGTTGTTGATTTGCTGCCTGATATATTTGATCTTGATGCCGGTGAAGATCTTTCCGTGATGGAAGCTCAGCTTGAAGAGTTCATTCGATTATCTGAAG AAGAAACTGGACACAAGACATTTGTGGAACAGAAGAGTAAAGCATAA